The Montipora foliosa isolate CH-2021 chromosome 1, ASM3666993v2, whole genome shotgun sequence genome has a window encoding:
- the LOC138007183 gene encoding transcription factor HES-2-like isoform X1: protein MNEEGRAKEPRKASKPIMEKRRRARINESLNELKVLILEATRKDNSCYSKLEKADILEMTVQHLKNLKNQQVSAGILPSNQASLANYRAGFNQCASEITRLLTGLGNTDSALRTRLLEHLATRCLVTKPMDAPETRGHLPEASCANQMILPRPSPSANTLPFVSHLHSGQKLLPPKMQYQLAPYPISNGKVAVLLPTMNPYLMESTSAVTQPSLFPVFGKDPKKSTFQGGLVPVGMDTRPFF from the exons atgaacgaagaaggtagaGCAAAAGAGCCCAGAAAA GCCTCTAAACCCATCATGGAGAAAAGAAGACGAGCGAGAATAAACGAAAGCTTAAACGAACTCAAAGTGTTGATTCTGGAGGCCACGAGAAAGGAT AATTCCTGTTACTCCAAGTTAGAAAAGGCCGATATATTAGAGATGACGGTTCAACACTTGAAGAATCTTAAAAATCAACAAGTATCAGCAG GTATTCTGCCATCAAATCAAGCTTCTCTTGCTAACTACCGTGCTGGCTTTAATCAATGCGCATCAGAAATTACTCGATTGTTGACTGGTTTAGGAAATACAGACTCCGCCTTAAGAACAAGACTGCTGGAACATCTGGCCACCCGTTGCCTGGTGACCAAACCAATGGACGCTCCTGAAACCAGGGGGCATTTACCTGAAGCATCTTGTGCAAATCAAATGATTTTACCAAGGCCGTCACCATCAGCAAATACTCTACCCTTTGTTTCTCACTTACACAGTGGTCAAAAACTGTTACCACCAAAAATGCAGTATCAGTTGGCTCCTTATCCCATATCAAACGGCAAAGTCGCAGTGTTACTGCCAACAATGAATCCTTATCTTATGGAGTCGACGTCCGCTGTTACGCAGCCAAGCTTATTTCCCGTCTTTGGTAAAGATCCCAAGAAGAGTACTTTTCAAGGAGGACTGGTACCTGTAGGAATGGATACCAGGCCTTTTTTCTAG
- the LOC138007183 gene encoding transcription factor HES-4-A-like isoform X2, with translation MEKRRRARINESLNELKVLILEATRKDNSCYSKLEKADILEMTVQHLKNLKNQQVSAGILPSNQASLANYRAGFNQCASEITRLLTGLGNTDSALRTRLLEHLATRCLVTKPMDAPETRGHLPEASCANQMILPRPSPSANTLPFVSHLHSGQKLLPPKMQYQLAPYPISNGKVAVLLPTMNPYLMESTSAVTQPSLFPVFGKDPKKSTFQGGLVPVGMDTRPFF, from the exons ATGGAGAAAAGAAGACGAGCGAGAATAAACGAAAGCTTAAACGAACTCAAAGTGTTGATTCTGGAGGCCACGAGAAAGGAT AATTCCTGTTACTCCAAGTTAGAAAAGGCCGATATATTAGAGATGACGGTTCAACACTTGAAGAATCTTAAAAATCAACAAGTATCAGCAG GTATTCTGCCATCAAATCAAGCTTCTCTTGCTAACTACCGTGCTGGCTTTAATCAATGCGCATCAGAAATTACTCGATTGTTGACTGGTTTAGGAAATACAGACTCCGCCTTAAGAACAAGACTGCTGGAACATCTGGCCACCCGTTGCCTGGTGACCAAACCAATGGACGCTCCTGAAACCAGGGGGCATTTACCTGAAGCATCTTGTGCAAATCAAATGATTTTACCAAGGCCGTCACCATCAGCAAATACTCTACCCTTTGTTTCTCACTTACACAGTGGTCAAAAACTGTTACCACCAAAAATGCAGTATCAGTTGGCTCCTTATCCCATATCAAACGGCAAAGTCGCAGTGTTACTGCCAACAATGAATCCTTATCTTATGGAGTCGACGTCCGCTGTTACGCAGCCAAGCTTATTTCCCGTCTTTGGTAAAGATCCCAAGAAGAGTACTTTTCAAGGAGGACTGGTACCTGTAGGAATGGATACCAGGCCTTTTTTCTAG